One part of the Archaeoglobaceae archaeon genome encodes these proteins:
- the albA gene encoding DNA-binding protein Alba yields the protein MAENSVFVGNKPVMNYVLAVLTQFNSGASEVSIKARGRAISRAVDVAEIVRKRFLPDVDVKDIKISTEQVSSEQGTANVSAIEITLYRK from the coding sequence ATGGCAGAGAATTCGGTGTTTGTTGGAAACAAACCGGTTATGAATTATGTGCTTGCAGTATTGACGCAGTTCAACAGCGGTGCGTCAGAAGTTTCCATAAAAGCTCGTGGTAGGGCTATAAGCAGAGCAGTCGATGTGGCAGAGATCGTCAGAAAGCGCTTCTTGCCCGATGTCGATGTAAAGGATATAAAGATCTCAACCGAGCAGGTTAGCAGTGAGCAGGGGACTGCAAACGTCTCCGCAATTGAGATTACTCTTTACAGAAAGTAA
- a CDS encoding sodium:solute symporter family protein, which translates to MLMVYALLSYLIIGTLIAILAKRKVSTDEDYYIAGRNVSGIVSALTYAATTYSAFMMVGLVGLTYLSGVGALGFELFYLVGTLLLLSYYAPKIWKLGKEKGLVTPGDLIASKYGETTAKIMAVVVAIALIPYTSIQFVGISFLLGNSMSFEAGVMLSAVIIALWALLGGLRSVAWTDAVFGLFMLSMAILAVFYASSMVPANSDFSKLGELLYVPNTFWTPITFVSYTLPWFFFALTNPQVFQRIFIPKDEKSLRRMVVLFGFFGLVYTILVTLLGLQLRLLTEYGSFPKVVNRDLVTPTFLNMIPEWLAVAIGMSIFAAAITTANSIVLTLSSMFSRDLLKNRSVLAGRLFVVVITSAIAIFAVHKPAYIVDLAVMSSTILLCQLPLILGVFHFGIGGRLSASLTLIAGFSTAIAMFYTKATLGVPISIWVLIVSFAVFFVTAVFEKRFKA; encoded by the coding sequence ATGCTAATGGTTTACGCTCTGCTTAGCTATTTGATAATCGGCACGTTGATAGCGATTCTCGCAAAAAGGAAAGTATCGACAGACGAAGATTACTACATAGCTGGCAGAAATGTCAGCGGTATTGTATCTGCGTTAACCTATGCAGCAACAACCTATTCAGCATTCATGATGGTCGGTCTTGTCGGCTTAACTTATCTATCTGGAGTTGGGGCTCTTGGGTTTGAGTTATTCTACCTTGTGGGCACCCTTTTGCTTCTCTCATACTATGCTCCAAAGATCTGGAAATTGGGAAAAGAAAAAGGCTTAGTAACTCCAGGAGACCTTATTGCGAGCAAATATGGCGAGACTACTGCAAAAATCATGGCTGTTGTGGTTGCAATAGCTTTAATTCCATACACTTCAATTCAATTCGTTGGCATTTCTTTTTTGCTTGGTAATTCCATGAGCTTTGAAGCTGGAGTAATGCTTTCGGCAGTCATAATCGCTCTTTGGGCTCTTCTTGGAGGACTAAGGAGCGTTGCATGGACTGATGCGGTCTTTGGGCTTTTCATGCTTTCTATGGCGATTCTGGCGGTATTCTATGCTTCTTCCATGGTTCCAGCAAATTCCGATTTTTCAAAGCTTGGAGAACTTTTATACGTTCCAAATACCTTTTGGACTCCGATCACATTTGTTTCCTACACTCTTCCATGGTTCTTCTTTGCATTGACGAATCCACAGGTTTTTCAGAGAATCTTTATTCCTAAGGACGAAAAAAGCCTTAGAAGAATGGTTGTGCTTTTCGGTTTCTTCGGCTTAGTCTATACAATTCTCGTGACACTGCTCGGACTTCAACTTAGGTTGCTGACTGAATACGGAAGCTTTCCAAAAGTTGTAAACAGAGATCTTGTTACCCCTACCTTTCTAAACATGATCCCAGAGTGGCTTGCTGTTGCAATTGGCATGAGCATATTCGCAGCAGCGATCACAACCGCAAATTCCATTGTTCTCACACTTTCTTCGATGTTCTCGAGAGATTTGCTCAAGAATAGAAGCGTGTTGGCGGGGAGGCTGTTTGTTGTTGTAATAACCTCAGCAATTGCAATCTTTGCAGTCCACAAACCAGCTTACATCGTTGATTTGGCAGTTATGAGCTCTACGATCCTTCTTTGTCAGCTTCCACTTATTTTGGGAGTTTTCCATTTCGGAATTGGTGGTAGGCTCTCTGCAAGCCTTACTCTAATCGCTGGATTCTCCACAGCAATAGCCATGTTTTACACAAAAGCAACACTTGGAGTTCCGATTAGCATCTGGGTTCTCATTGTGTCCTTTGCTGTATTCTTTGTAACAGCGGTGTTTGAGAAAAGATTTAAAGCTTAA
- a CDS encoding dihydroorotate dehydrogenase, which translates to MLEIELLGMKLKNPLILASGVLGSYASSLNEIAEDAGAVVTKSVSIEGREGYKNPTVINWKCGLLNAVGLASPPAEIFAEELKSFNKACPLIVSLYGKSPEDFSKLADIFEIADAFELNLSCPHVKGAGIEIGKDIELSCEIVKAMKKATKKPVIAKISVMHDYVKLAKELENAGVDAIAISNTIPGMKIDIISKKPVLSNVTGGVSGPAIKPIALKSVYDLYKVLEIPIIGCGGITNFEDALEFIMAGAKAVQIGSAVYYSKRVFYSIKESLIAFLRANDCKISDLIGVAHNSR; encoded by the coding sequence ATGCTCGAAATTGAGCTCTTGGGTATGAAGCTAAAAAATCCGCTAATTCTAGCAAGTGGAGTTCTTGGAAGTTATGCTTCTTCTCTAAATGAGATTGCTGAGGATGCCGGAGCGGTTGTGACGAAATCCGTGAGCATTGAGGGCAGAGAAGGCTACAAGAATCCGACGGTCATAAACTGGAAGTGTGGTTTGCTAAACGCAGTTGGCTTAGCTTCCCCTCCAGCGGAAATCTTTGCGGAAGAACTTAAGAGTTTTAATAAAGCCTGTCCTTTAATTGTAAGCCTTTACGGAAAAAGTCCAGAGGATTTTTCAAAATTGGCTGATATTTTTGAAATTGCAGACGCTTTCGAGCTCAATTTGAGCTGTCCCCATGTTAAGGGAGCGGGAATAGAAATTGGAAAAGATATTGAGCTTTCTTGCGAAATCGTCAAGGCAATGAAAAAAGCGACGAAAAAACCTGTTATTGCAAAAATTTCTGTGATGCACGATTATGTTAAGCTCGCAAAAGAGCTTGAAAATGCCGGAGTGGATGCGATTGCTATTTCAAACACGATTCCGGGAATGAAGATAGACATAATCTCTAAAAAACCCGTTTTAAGCAATGTAACTGGAGGCGTTAGCGGACCCGCAATAAAGCCAATAGCGTTGAAGTCCGTATATGATCTTTACAAAGTTCTTGAAATCCCCATAATAGGCTGTGGCGGAATCACGAATTTTGAAGATGCTCTGGAATTCATAATGGCGGGTGCAAAGGCTGTTCAGATCGGCTCAGCGGTTTATTACAGCAAAAGAGTCTTCTATAGCATAAAAGAAAGCTTAATAGCATTTTTAAGAGCAAATGACTGCAAGATCTCCGATCTAATTGGTGTCGCACACAATTCAAGATAA
- a CDS encoding DUF371 domain-containing protein yields the protein MIFEIIAFGHPNITARHKTTFEITKDEEISKRADCVIGVRASKSISEIPEEAKKLIRAGTKVEIEISLPDYGIKDHAVGFGDQRLSFTHTKDIVIRKSKFVCGRTLLISANKSAFELSRELVELLKDKKTELLILFKIEG from the coding sequence ATGATTTTTGAAATTATCGCTTTTGGGCATCCGAATATAACTGCGAGACATAAAACCACTTTTGAAATAACAAAGGACGAGGAGATCTCGAAGAGAGCGGACTGCGTTATTGGTGTTAGAGCAAGCAAAAGCATTTCTGAAATTCCGGAAGAGGCAAAAAAGCTTATAAGAGCGGGAACAAAGGTTGAAATTGAGATCTCTTTGCCGGACTATGGAATTAAGGATCATGCGGTTGGCTTCGGCGATCAAAGGCTTAGTTTTACTCATACAAAGGACATCGTCATTAGAAAGAGCAAATTTGTTTGTGGAAGAACTTTGCTGATCTCAGCAAATAAATCAGCTTTTGAGCTAAGCAGAGAACTTGTAGAGCTTTTAAAGGATAAAAAAACAGAGTTACTTATTCTTTTTAAGATTGAAGGCTAA
- a CDS encoding sodium/solute symporter (Members of the Solute:Sodium Symporter (SSS), TC 2.A.21 as described in tcdb.org, catalyze solute:Na+ symport. Known solutes for members of the family include sugars, amino acids, nucleosides, inositols, vitamins, urea or anions, depending on the system.): MILEVFVAYLVLMVAIGFYEYRRTKNLPDFYIAGKKLGALAVSFSFFATYFSTAAFLGGGGTGFLLGFQWSAFLIFFHILFAILAWLIIAPPMKRLADQHGVMTIPELFGKSFGKTAQVICALIILFFFEFYMVSIYKGAGNLLQTMLSISYVDALIITAVIVTLYTAIGGFRAVVTTDIIQGVIMFFGAIVLFISVLYVCGGFEALQKLSEVKPELFEFGKLGPPPVVNAGMVVPFVLSLTFAISIAQLSSPQLVVRFIAARDQRVIGYGMILTPIIIGIFAICVFSIGPFGWLLIPKDQIPTFLKDVDRVVPYIAMKMLPVGVNALLLTAIIAAAMSTINSLVHVSATALVRDLLQNFRKISDSTALKLTRLSVVIFALIPVAFAVNPPDIIVGIVGVSFSVITSAFLIPLLALLYSKSVNSKAVVASMIVAVAVCIVWQIYFYPKFFTYPVVPGLIASALTYLAFNLKKNK; this comes from the coding sequence ATGATCCTCGAAGTTTTTGTAGCATACTTGGTTTTGATGGTAGCGATTGGTTTCTATGAGTATCGCAGAACAAAGAATTTGCCAGATTTCTACATCGCTGGCAAGAAACTTGGAGCTCTTGCGGTAAGCTTTTCATTCTTTGCCACATACTTCAGCACCGCTGCGTTTCTTGGCGGTGGTGGGACTGGCTTCCTGCTGGGCTTTCAGTGGTCTGCATTTCTGATCTTCTTCCATATCCTATTTGCGATCCTTGCATGGCTTATCATAGCACCACCAATGAAGAGGCTCGCGGATCAGCATGGAGTAATGACGATTCCTGAGCTTTTTGGAAAATCTTTTGGAAAGACTGCTCAGGTTATCTGTGCTCTCATAATACTCTTCTTCTTCGAATTCTACATGGTCTCGATCTATAAGGGAGCGGGAAATCTGCTACAGACGATGCTTTCAATAAGCTACGTCGACGCACTTATCATAACTGCGGTGATCGTTACTCTCTACACCGCGATCGGCGGTTTCAGGGCGGTTGTTACAACAGACATAATTCAAGGAGTCATAATGTTCTTTGGTGCCATTGTGCTCTTCATTTCTGTGCTTTATGTTTGCGGTGGCTTTGAAGCGCTGCAAAAACTTTCAGAAGTCAAGCCTGAGCTATTCGAATTTGGAAAGCTCGGTCCACCGCCAGTTGTGAATGCGGGAATGGTTGTGCCATTTGTGCTAAGCCTTACATTTGCAATAAGCATAGCCCAGCTTTCGAGCCCACAGCTTGTCGTTAGATTCATTGCTGCGAGGGATCAAAGGGTAATTGGCTATGGAATGATCCTGACTCCAATAATCATTGGCATATTTGCGATCTGCGTCTTCAGCATCGGTCCCTTTGGCTGGCTTTTAATTCCCAAAGATCAAATTCCGACGTTTTTGAAAGACGTTGACAGAGTTGTGCCATACATAGCAATGAAAATGCTCCCTGTTGGAGTTAACGCCTTGCTTCTAACCGCAATAATAGCTGCAGCAATGTCTACAATAAACTCGCTCGTGCATGTCTCCGCCACCGCTCTTGTCAGAGATCTGCTTCAGAATTTCAGGAAGATTTCTGACTCTACTGCTTTAAAGCTAACTAGGCTTTCTGTGGTTATATTTGCTTTAATTCCGGTTGCATTTGCAGTTAATCCTCCCGATATAATCGTCGGAATCGTTGGAGTTAGCTTCTCTGTGATTACTTCTGCATTCCTAATTCCGCTTCTTGCATTGCTTTACTCAAAGAGTGTAAATTCGAAGGCGGTTGTTGCTTCAATGATCGTTGCGGTTGCGGTTTGCATAGTCTGGCAGATCTACTTCTATCCGAAGTTCTTCACCTATCCAGTAGTTCCCGGGCTTATTGCTTCAGCGCTAACGTATTTAGCCTTCAATCTTAAAAAGAATAAGTAA